In a genomic window of Mageeibacillus indolicus UPII9-5:
- a CDS encoding V-type ATP synthase subunit E, protein MEGLERIHQQICQEAETEAAAIREAALQSQAAALREAQAQADELYENALAESRAKQQRAESQLRAELNMTERRTLLGTKQMWIHKVFAAALKQLAAREESVKIADYLTMLENPDFLSECRANANVVPVIELAANDAALLPALRAELPFKAEIKADRKDFTAGLTVTVGQVHFNYTYEEDMRRREAEFIGTVGAKLFPGKD, encoded by the coding sequence GTGGAAGGTTTAGAGAGGATCCATCAGCAGATCTGTCAAGAGGCTGAAACTGAGGCTGCTGCTATCCGCGAGGCTGCCTTACAAAGCCAAGCGGCCGCCCTGCGTGAGGCTCAGGCTCAAGCGGATGAACTCTACGAAAACGCTTTAGCGGAGAGCCGCGCCAAACAGCAACGAGCCGAATCACAGCTGCGCGCTGAATTGAATATGACAGAACGGCGGACTTTGCTTGGCACCAAGCAGATGTGGATACATAAGGTTTTTGCAGCTGCATTAAAGCAATTGGCTGCACGGGAAGAATCCGTCAAAATCGCAGATTATTTGACTATGCTTGAAAATCCGGATTTCCTGAGCGAGTGCCGCGCGAATGCGAACGTTGTTCCGGTTATCGAGCTAGCGGCGAACGATGCGGCATTGCTTCCAGCCTTGCGGGCCGAGCTGCCTTTCAAGGCGGAGATCAAAGCTGATCGTAAAGATTTTACTGCCGGCCTTACTGTTACGGTGGGTCAAGTACATTTTAATTACACTTATGAGGAAGATATGCGCCGGCGCGAGGCCGAGTTTATCGGAACAGTCGGAGCGAAGCTCTTTCCCGGAAAGGATTGA
- a CDS encoding V-type ATP synthase subunit F — translation MDKNVRKIAVVGDPATVLGFRGLGFETWPANPGEEVLTVLKKLVENDEYGIIYITNHLAEDAAPYLAEISRRTLPAVIPISMGPPAAALGQLALNDAVRRAVGFDILANKEEQ, via the coding sequence ATGGATAAGAATGTGCGCAAGATTGCCGTGGTCGGTGATCCGGCAACTGTCCTTGGTTTCCGCGGCTTAGGTTTTGAGACGTGGCCGGCCAATCCCGGTGAAGAGGTGCTTACCGTCCTGAAAAAGCTAGTGGAGAATGATGAATACGGGATTATATACATAACCAACCATTTGGCTGAAGATGCAGCACCGTATTTAGCTGAAATCAGTCGCAGAACTTTGCCGGCCGTTATTCCGATTTCAATGGGGCCGCCGGCCGCCGCTTTGGGGCAGTTGGCACTGAATGACGCGGTACGTCGGGCGGTAGGTTTCGATATTTTAGCCAATAAAGAGGAACAATAA
- a CDS encoding V0D/AC39 family V-type ATPase subunit: protein MRYSDQRWPVGGDDVAYGQSTGRLRILETRLLAAVELETAIRQGDNATWKQLLDRLDYPAGADLLQRVNKAGEAADALLVELSMDKVLSYGLLLYQPYHNLKVFLKALLPSDGQSVKAAWHDEKNDAIPEHLKELLYFNASENIETCRKLVVETLVQTDERPVDPADYNSFSDEFIGMDELRADSFIRTHVPEIFKHAVLAAARSYAAVSEVGQIDAVLDKFYFAHLAALANRSRQAFLRVYAELKADIANMNILYRSVKLKLEATKVSELWVPGGQIKNGEALTKLLREDAAAWRKAWSATPVNEIAAIAFAASHSNGGEVVPPGTFAKAADDMVMDLARTGLKVVYGPQVVAGYWLAKQAEIRNLRLLFSLRAQGKDREALLGLMREVYIHG from the coding sequence ATGCGCTATTCAGATCAACGCTGGCCGGTGGGTGGCGATGATGTGGCATACGGACAGAGTACCGGAAGGCTGCGCATACTGGAAACTCGGTTGCTGGCGGCGGTGGAACTGGAAACGGCAATCCGCCAAGGCGATAATGCGACGTGGAAACAGCTGCTTGATCGTTTGGACTATCCTGCCGGAGCTGATTTGCTACAGCGAGTAAATAAAGCCGGGGAAGCTGCCGACGCGCTTTTGGTCGAGCTGAGCATGGATAAAGTTTTGAGCTATGGACTTTTACTGTATCAGCCGTACCACAATTTAAAAGTGTTCCTAAAAGCACTTTTACCGTCCGACGGGCAGTCTGTAAAAGCTGCTTGGCATGACGAAAAGAACGACGCGATTCCCGAGCATTTAAAAGAGCTGCTATACTTTAACGCTTCTGAAAATATAGAAACTTGCAGAAAATTAGTGGTCGAAACTTTAGTCCAAACGGATGAGCGTCCGGTTGATCCGGCCGATTATAACAGCTTTTCCGATGAGTTCATCGGCATGGATGAGCTCAGGGCAGATTCTTTTATCCGTACGCATGTACCTGAAATTTTTAAACATGCTGTTCTGGCCGCTGCCAGATCCTATGCCGCCGTATCGGAGGTAGGACAGATAGACGCCGTTTTGGACAAGTTTTATTTTGCCCATCTAGCGGCCTTGGCTAATCGGAGCCGCCAGGCTTTTTTGCGGGTCTATGCCGAACTCAAGGCTGATATAGCCAACATGAATATTTTATACCGTTCGGTCAAGCTTAAATTGGAAGCTACTAAGGTAAGTGAGCTATGGGTGCCGGGTGGACAAATTAAAAACGGGGAGGCTCTGACCAAATTGTTGCGTGAAGACGCAGCTGCTTGGCGGAAGGCCTGGTCTGCCACTCCGGTAAATGAAATAGCGGCTATAGCTTTTGCGGCTTCGCACTCGAATGGCGGCGAGGTTGTCCCTCCGGGAACGTTTGCTAAGGCGGCGGACGACATGGTCATGGATTTGGCGCGGACCGGTTTAAAAGTTGTCTACGGCCCGCAAGTCGTTGCCGGGTATTGGCTGGCGAAACAGGCAGAAATACGAAATCTGCGCTTACTGTTTTCTTTGAGAGCACAGGGCAAAGATCGCGAAGCTTTACTTGGACTGATGCGGGAGGTGTATATCCATGGATAA